In Bifidobacterium sp. ESL0745, one DNA window encodes the following:
- a CDS encoding beta-galactosidase, translating into MPVPDESTLSRDGKGHRRMFRWPKLLTPDGRDIAYGGDYNPDQWPEDVWDDDIRLMKEAGVNVVALGIFSWGRIQQDPQTWDFDWLDRIVDKLGKAGIAVNMSSATATAPMWLYEKHPEVLPVESDGTVIRPGSRQSWSPSSPVFRKYALAMCRKMAERYGDNPYVVSWHVGNEYGWNNRNDYSKDSLNAFREWCKKRYGTIEAVNEAWGTAFWSQQVRSFDQIELPMHPGDDAMVNPSLQLDFERFGSDALKDFYIAERDAIAGICPDKPLTTNFMVSVDQCVMDYADWSDEVDFIANDQYFEAGGRHLDTLLCGDALVDSLSLRKPWYLMEHSTSAVQWKPVNARKRGGELVRDAMAHVAMGADAVNFFQWRQSQAGSEAFHSAMVPHAGEQTKVFREVCELGGILGKLSKAGVQGTELEQCGTAIVFDAESEWATKCKTLPTTKLDHWGLVGAWYSAFLDIGLRADVIPLRADSSGYSTIILPGVLALSAQQTKRIEQFVAEGGTLVVDYSTGLVDERFHVGLGGYPGAGDGLLRQVLGVTGEEFNILGPIDGEPDEVRLSNGAVSKLWQTVVGSHVGSAEVLATYQGSEAKDWELEGMPAITRNTYGKGRAYYIGCDLDGAALVSLLRQYGDLASAHEDCGRGFDGFNGQDQAGNGVRDQAPGYSDNGQSALGNLVHIRRRGDRHVFDFYFTRGAGPAEVEHINGEVLFVYRGHSRDAEGGVRTSLQNTSAERGVSEAHYILERNGILVTRQTY; encoded by the coding sequence ATGCCTGTCCCAGACGAATCAACATTGAGCCGCGACGGCAAAGGTCACCGCCGTATGTTCCGATGGCCGAAATTGCTGACGCCTGACGGACGGGACATCGCTTACGGCGGCGACTACAATCCCGACCAATGGCCGGAAGATGTTTGGGATGACGACATTCGCCTGATGAAAGAAGCCGGCGTCAACGTCGTGGCGTTGGGTATTTTCAGCTGGGGCCGTATCCAGCAGGACCCGCAGACTTGGGATTTTGATTGGCTCGACCGCATCGTCGACAAGCTCGGCAAAGCCGGAATCGCCGTGAACATGTCATCTGCCACGGCGACAGCCCCGATGTGGCTGTATGAAAAGCACCCCGAGGTGCTTCCCGTCGAGTCCGATGGAACCGTTATCCGCCCCGGTTCCCGGCAGTCGTGGAGTCCGTCAAGCCCGGTTTTCCGCAAGTACGCATTGGCGATGTGCCGCAAAATGGCCGAACGGTATGGCGATAACCCTTACGTCGTCTCATGGCATGTGGGCAACGAGTATGGCTGGAACAACCGCAACGACTACAGCAAAGACTCCCTTAATGCTTTCCGCGAGTGGTGCAAAAAGCGTTATGGCACTATCGAGGCCGTCAACGAGGCTTGGGGCACGGCGTTCTGGTCCCAGCAGGTGCGTTCCTTCGACCAGATCGAGCTGCCGATGCATCCCGGCGATGATGCCATGGTCAATCCGAGCCTCCAACTCGATTTCGAACGGTTCGGCAGTGATGCCTTGAAGGATTTCTATATCGCCGAGCGCGATGCCATTGCCGGAATCTGCCCCGACAAGCCATTGACCACGAATTTTATGGTGTCGGTCGATCAGTGCGTTATGGATTATGCCGATTGGAGCGACGAAGTGGATTTCATCGCCAACGACCAGTATTTCGAGGCCGGCGGCAGACATCTCGATACGTTGCTGTGCGGCGACGCGTTGGTGGATTCCCTTTCGCTTCGCAAACCGTGGTATCTGATGGAACATTCGACGTCGGCGGTGCAGTGGAAGCCGGTCAACGCACGCAAGCGAGGCGGTGAATTGGTACGCGACGCCATGGCGCATGTGGCCATGGGCGCCGATGCCGTCAATTTCTTCCAATGGAGGCAGTCGCAGGCCGGTTCCGAGGCATTCCATTCCGCGATGGTTCCACACGCCGGGGAACAGACCAAGGTATTCCGTGAGGTGTGCGAGCTGGGCGGCATATTGGGAAAGCTCTCGAAAGCCGGCGTGCAGGGCACCGAGCTCGAGCAGTGCGGAACGGCCATCGTTTTCGACGCCGAATCCGAGTGGGCGACGAAATGCAAAACATTACCCACTACCAAACTTGATCATTGGGGCCTTGTCGGCGCGTGGTATAGCGCTTTTCTGGATATCGGCCTGCGAGCGGATGTAATACCGTTACGTGCTGATTCCAGTGGTTACTCCACGATTATCCTGCCGGGTGTCTTGGCACTTTCGGCCCAACAGACGAAGCGCATCGAGCAATTTGTGGCGGAAGGCGGCACGCTGGTCGTCGATTATTCCACGGGTCTTGTCGATGAACGTTTCCATGTCGGGCTTGGCGGTTATCCGGGTGCCGGTGACGGTCTGTTGCGCCAAGTGCTGGGCGTGACCGGCGAGGAGTTCAATATTCTTGGCCCCATCGACGGCGAACCGGATGAAGTTCGGCTTTCCAACGGTGCCGTTTCAAAGCTGTGGCAGACGGTCGTCGGTTCCCATGTCGGGTCGGCGGAAGTGCTCGCCACCTATCAGGGCAGTGAAGCCAAGGACTGGGAGCTTGAGGGTATGCCCGCCATCACCCGCAATACGTACGGAAAAGGCAGGGCCTACTATATCGGCTGTGATCTCGACGGCGCTGCGCTGGTTTCGTTGCTGCGACAATATGGGGATCTGGCCAGTGCACATGAGGATTGTGGACGCGGCTTTGACGGATTCAACGGACAGGACCAAGCCGGCAACGGCGTCCGTGATCAGGCGCCGGGTTACAGCGACAATGGGCAGTCCGCACTGGGCAATTTGGTCCATATCCGCCGTCGAGGCGACAGGCATGTTTTCGATTTCTATTTCACCCGTGGTGCCGGACCGGCCGAAGTCGAGCATATCAATGGGGAGGTGCTGTTCGTATACCGCGGACATTCCCGGGATGCCGAAGGCGGGGTACGCACGTCCTTGCAAAACACAAGTGCGGAGCGGGGCGTGAGCGAAGCACATTATATTCTTGAGCGGAACGGAATATTGGTAACCAGACAAACGTATTGA
- a CDS encoding carbohydrate ABC transporter permease has translation MSDATTIQPQVGRLSSSELKAQERAAKRAEKARQHQIAKDEAAERKRSAKNGFSNPDNPRRSWTLTFVVGIFAIYCLFPFVYLLINSTKTQSDFTSTFGLGFGHSFALWDNLKEVFTYQDGIFGRWLLNTLFYVLVGAGGATLLAIMGGYALAKFRFPGRKAVFAVVIGAISVPGIALAVPQFLLFAKLGLTNTPWAMILPSLISPFGLYLMWIFSEQAVPTELIEAARVDGAGEFRTFFTIALPLLAPGIVTTALFTIVATWNNYFLPLIMLKDSDWYPLTIGLNLWKDQASTAGGKAIQNLVITGSLVTIIPLVIAFLLLQKYWQSGLAAGAVKE, from the coding sequence ATGAGCGACGCCACCACCATTCAGCCACAGGTCGGCCGTCTGAGCTCCTCCGAACTGAAAGCGCAGGAACGCGCGGCCAAAAGGGCCGAGAAGGCGCGGCAGCATCAAATCGCAAAAGACGAGGCGGCTGAGCGCAAACGAAGCGCGAAGAACGGGTTCAGCAACCCCGACAACCCGCGTCGTAGCTGGACGTTGACGTTTGTCGTCGGTATTTTCGCGATCTACTGCCTTTTCCCGTTCGTCTATCTGCTGATCAATTCCACGAAGACGCAGTCTGATTTCACTTCGACATTCGGCTTGGGATTCGGCCATTCCTTCGCGCTTTGGGACAATCTCAAAGAGGTTTTCACCTATCAGGATGGAATATTCGGCCGCTGGCTTTTGAACACCCTGTTTTACGTGTTGGTGGGCGCGGGTGGTGCCACATTGCTGGCGATCATGGGCGGTTACGCGTTGGCCAAGTTCCGCTTTCCGGGGCGTAAGGCCGTTTTCGCCGTGGTCATCGGCGCAATCTCGGTGCCGGGCATCGCGTTGGCGGTCCCGCAGTTTCTCCTTTTCGCCAAGCTGGGACTTACCAACACGCCTTGGGCGATGATATTGCCGAGTCTCATATCGCCGTTCGGTCTCTACCTGATGTGGATTTTCAGCGAACAGGCCGTGCCGACCGAGCTCATCGAGGCGGCGCGTGTGGATGGGGCGGGCGAGTTCCGTACCTTCTTCACCATCGCATTGCCGCTGCTTGCGCCGGGAATCGTGACGACCGCGCTCTTCACGATTGTGGCGACATGGAACAACTACTTCCTGCCGCTGATCATGCTGAAGGATTCGGACTGGTACCCGCTGACGATTGGTCTGAACCTGTGGAAGGACCAGGCATCCACCGCCGGCGGCAAAGCCATCCAGAACCTGGTGATCACCGGTTCGCTGGTCACGATTATCCCGCTGGTCATCGCGTTTCTCCTTTTGCAGAAGTACTGGCAGTCCGGTCTCGCCGCAGGTGCCGTCAAAGAATAA
- a CDS encoding sugar ABC transporter substrate-binding protein — MSNVKKAVAVAAAAATMIGLAGCGSSNSSSSGSKGSDDKGELVFWGWDTGDSMKKIIENFEKDNPGITVKFNNTGTAEKTSTALSNAVAAKKGIPDVVMLEDPTVTQFAVTGDLADLSQFGADKLADDFTEGPWNKLQYNNKAYALPVDAGPEMFFYNKAIFDKAGVDGESIKTWDDYYEAAKKVKAAGSYITNSSGSSGDYQPFTAQVWQAGAKPWKVDGEKITIDMTKDSGMKRYIEFRQKLIDEDLIDLKTANWSDEWNRELNDGTIASLTIGAWMPVNLISGAPDQKGNWRVGALPQWEAGKQVSAEDGGSALAVPKAGKSQAAAYKFVKYMTHGAGAQQMADTGTFSSLKKILNSSSFTDPNTEANKKVNEYFGGQNVNKILAEGAQRPVEKFQYLPYNPFAQTAFGDEISKAYSKNITLEKAMQNYAHKLADHGKEEGYSVTLK, encoded by the coding sequence ATGAGTAACGTGAAGAAGGCCGTTGCGGTTGCAGCCGCCGCAGCGACGATGATTGGTCTGGCCGGCTGCGGCTCTTCCAATTCGAGCAGCAGCGGAAGCAAGGGCTCGGACGACAAGGGCGAACTGGTCTTTTGGGGTTGGGACACCGGAGACTCGATGAAGAAGATCATCGAGAACTTTGAAAAAGACAACCCTGGAATCACCGTGAAGTTCAACAACACCGGCACCGCCGAGAAAACCTCGACGGCATTGAGCAATGCGGTCGCGGCAAAGAAGGGCATCCCCGACGTGGTGATGCTCGAGGACCCGACGGTCACCCAATTCGCGGTAACCGGCGATCTGGCGGACCTGAGCCAGTTCGGCGCGGACAAGCTGGCCGACGATTTCACCGAAGGCCCGTGGAACAAACTGCAATATAACAACAAGGCCTACGCGTTGCCCGTCGATGCGGGCCCGGAAATGTTCTTCTACAACAAGGCCATTTTTGACAAGGCCGGTGTCGACGGCGAGTCGATCAAGACCTGGGACGATTACTATGAGGCGGCCAAAAAAGTCAAGGCTGCCGGTTCCTATATCACCAACAGCTCAGGAAGCTCAGGCGATTACCAGCCCTTCACCGCACAGGTATGGCAGGCTGGTGCAAAGCCTTGGAAGGTCGATGGCGAGAAGATCACCATCGATATGACCAAGGATTCGGGAATGAAGAGGTACATCGAATTCCGCCAGAAGTTGATCGATGAGGACCTTATTGACCTGAAGACCGCGAACTGGTCGGACGAATGGAACCGTGAGTTGAACGACGGCACCATCGCCTCACTGACCATCGGCGCCTGGATGCCGGTCAACCTCATCAGCGGTGCGCCCGATCAGAAGGGCAACTGGCGTGTGGGTGCGCTTCCCCAGTGGGAAGCCGGCAAACAGGTCTCCGCAGAAGACGGCGGTTCGGCGCTCGCCGTGCCCAAGGCCGGCAAGTCGCAGGCTGCGGCCTACAAGTTCGTGAAGTATATGACCCACGGTGCCGGTGCCCAACAGATGGCCGACACGGGCACGTTCAGCAGCTTGAAGAAGATCCTCAATTCCAGCTCCTTCACCGACCCGAACACCGAGGCCAACAAGAAGGTCAATGAATACTTCGGCGGACAGAACGTCAACAAGATTCTGGCCGAAGGTGCGCAGCGTCCCGTCGAGAAGTTCCAGTACCTGCCGTACAACCCGTTTGCCCAGACCGCTTTTGGCGATGAGATCTCCAAGGCATATAGCAAGAACATCACGCTGGAGAAGGCCATGCAGAACTATGCGCACAAGCTTGCCGACCATGGCAAGGAAGAAGGCTATAGCGTAACCCTGAAATGA
- a CDS encoding ATP-binding cassette domain-containing protein, which translates to MFDRRLFTLVPRSGAFVAAKVLSLWVSLLADIGFAFIAVGLLGNLFPVLTGVNSVAKASIVKKLLKDFQAVPQGYSAFVFALVVVAIIKYLAIRASHFFGTEASERVKIALRERLYNKMLDLGPTYSEHVKTADVVQSLGEGVDHIQSFFESFLPQLAFGIVGPLTLFVAVLPLNAPTAGLLLVCVPIIVGIIWWVSVATSRAFGQYWDKYTDMGATFLDNVQGLETLKTFDADEAAAQRMDRKSENFRKASMKVLQIELRSHLVLDLVSYGGTAGGIGIIVWQVLSGHLKLPAALVAILLSVSFFVPLRKLASYSDTAMNGVAAIKRIYAMLDVPVSGDGQSALPQGIEDCSISFRNVDYTYNNVEQGEKKATTANAANDSKEQANADRHAQHTLNIHKALDGVSFTARANGFTAIVGVSGSGKSTVGALIAGTRNEYEGSIRLGYRVLGSVGSCELHTLKNRSLCDAVTLVDSRSHLFAGTLRENLLMAKPDATANEMWLALEGAHIDDFVYSQPQRLDMRIEPEAANLSGGQRQRLAIARALLRDSPIYVFDEATSSVDAESESLIDVAVRDLAHAHTVIVITHRLSQARDASNIVVLDAGHVVESGTHAQLMAQQGRYATMFHTQESIEHVSHRNSWGTAYAKPQSAKSEVRRPFDFALLDYQGNDDFDVDDDRSGSSSGRSAESKTVDRPANHSSASTGRSAKTEAARAHVSAVKAGTQKPGADGADRRESSSASVVRAGGGNGFGATAKAGSRHSNGMHSDESAKRADEADAILDVANRPQSENKSMGTFHLTMRLLGCVGRLSPFIVGACVFGTLARLAETFLPVFGVLALMAVFGHPVWNVNVTVALIALVGCAAGKSLMHYAEEYMNHEMSFRVVSLFRSKAFQALRRLAPAKLARHGKGDLTTLVTSDVELLETFFAHAISPVVIAITTSVVFALALFTLNPWFSLLLIGAHLFVGLVLPRLYAGNVRGIGARIRNDSAKLGDRLIDDMHGLDEIIRFNQGRRRLTDIIAEDKNLWLFESRLSRKNGVFGGLGSVCVIVFTFVAVRIMFGIVEANPVSMAKCVVAVMLVFSSFGPTLALSALPGSLNQPLAAARRMFALFDEQPAVEETGTDKPKFETVALKDVTFGYPLAYSGSTSASALVLKDFNLATLHSGILGVQGPSGHGKSTILKLMMRYWDPQQGSVDFSGEPLPHVEAHYRRRVETMMDQDTYLFDGTIRDNLLVADPGAKDADMHQALQRASIAEAIDALPDGLDTQVGELGSRLSEGERQRISLARIFLTGASLVLFDEPTSRVDALNESVILHSINTLANERPVSIVLVSHRASTMQIADRVITL; encoded by the coding sequence ATGTTCGATCGTCGGCTGTTCACCCTCGTTCCGCGCAGTGGCGCGTTCGTCGCCGCGAAAGTGCTGAGCCTTTGGGTCTCGTTGCTGGCGGATATCGGATTTGCCTTCATCGCCGTCGGTCTTCTCGGCAATCTTTTTCCTGTACTTACCGGCGTCAATTCCGTTGCCAAAGCCTCCATCGTCAAAAAACTCTTGAAAGACTTCCAAGCGGTTCCGCAAGGTTATTCGGCCTTTGTCTTTGCGCTCGTGGTTGTGGCGATCATCAAATATCTGGCCATACGAGCCTCGCACTTCTTTGGTACCGAAGCCTCTGAACGCGTCAAGATAGCGTTGCGGGAGCGGCTTTACAACAAGATGCTCGACCTCGGCCCCACATATTCGGAGCATGTGAAAACGGCCGATGTGGTGCAATCTCTGGGCGAGGGCGTTGACCATATACAAAGTTTCTTTGAGTCCTTCCTTCCGCAACTGGCTTTCGGCATCGTAGGTCCGTTGACGTTGTTTGTCGCGGTTTTGCCCTTGAATGCCCCGACGGCCGGCTTGCTTCTGGTCTGTGTGCCGATCATCGTCGGCATCATCTGGTGGGTGTCGGTGGCGACCTCACGTGCATTCGGGCAATATTGGGACAAATACACGGATATGGGTGCCACGTTCCTCGATAATGTTCAGGGTTTGGAAACGTTGAAGACGTTCGATGCCGACGAGGCCGCCGCGCAGCGTATGGATCGCAAATCCGAAAATTTCCGCAAGGCTTCGATGAAGGTGCTCCAGATTGAGCTCCGTTCGCATCTGGTGCTGGATCTGGTCTCATACGGGGGAACCGCCGGCGGCATCGGCATTATTGTCTGGCAAGTGCTTTCCGGTCATCTCAAGCTTCCCGCGGCTTTGGTGGCGATACTGCTTTCGGTGAGTTTTTTCGTTCCGCTGCGCAAGCTGGCTTCATATTCGGATACCGCCATGAATGGTGTGGCTGCGATCAAGCGAATCTATGCGATGCTGGATGTTCCGGTTTCCGGCGATGGTCAGTCTGCATTGCCGCAGGGTATCGAGGATTGCTCGATCAGCTTCCGCAACGTCGATTACACCTACAACAATGTTGAACAGGGCGAAAAGAAAGCTACGACCGCGAACGCTGCCAATGATTCAAAAGAGCAGGCGAACGCCGATCGTCATGCTCAGCATACGCTGAATATACATAAGGCTTTGGATGGGGTCAGCTTCACCGCCCGCGCAAACGGGTTCACCGCCATCGTCGGTGTCAGCGGCTCAGGCAAGTCCACTGTCGGCGCTCTTATCGCCGGTACCCGCAACGAATACGAGGGTTCAATCCGTTTGGGATACCGTGTGTTGGGCAGTGTTGGCAGTTGTGAATTGCATACCCTCAAGAACCGTTCGCTGTGCGACGCGGTCACTTTGGTCGATTCACGCAGCCATCTTTTTGCCGGAACGCTTCGTGAAAACCTGCTGATGGCCAAGCCTGACGCTACGGCCAATGAGATGTGGCTTGCCCTTGAAGGCGCCCATATCGATGATTTTGTCTATTCCCAGCCGCAGCGCCTCGATATGCGCATCGAGCCGGAAGCCGCCAATCTCTCCGGCGGACAGCGGCAGCGTCTTGCCATTGCGCGGGCACTGCTTCGTGACAGTCCGATTTATGTCTTCGATGAGGCCACAAGCAGCGTCGATGCCGAAAGCGAGAGCCTGATTGACGTGGCAGTCCGCGATCTGGCGCACGCCCATACGGTCATTGTCATCACCCACCGCCTTTCGCAGGCCAGGGACGCCAGCAACATTGTGGTGCTCGACGCCGGTCATGTGGTCGAAAGCGGCACCCATGCGCAGCTGATGGCTCAGCAAGGCCGTTACGCGACGATGTTCCACACCCAGGAATCGATTGAGCATGTCTCGCATCGCAATAGCTGGGGGACCGCTTACGCGAAGCCGCAATCGGCCAAGTCCGAGGTTCGCAGGCCGTTCGATTTCGCGTTGCTTGATTATCAGGGCAACGATGATTTTGACGTTGACGATGACCGGTCTGGCTCCAGCTCCGGTCGTTCTGCCGAATCGAAAACGGTGGATAGGCCGGCAAACCATTCGTCCGCCTCGACGGGTCGTTCGGCGAAAACGGAAGCGGCCCGAGCCCATGTTTCGGCAGTAAAAGCCGGAACGCAAAAGCCGGGAGCCGATGGTGCCGATAGGCGAGAATCGTCATCTGCTTCCGTGGTGCGTGCCGGTGGTGGCAATGGCTTCGGCGCGACGGCAAAAGCGGGAAGCCGGCATTCCAATGGAATGCATTCTGACGAATCGGCAAAGCGGGCCGACGAAGCCGATGCGATATTGGATGTCGCCAACCGTCCGCAAAGCGAAAACAAGTCGATGGGAACCTTCCATCTGACGATGAGACTGCTCGGTTGCGTCGGCCGTTTGAGCCCCTTCATTGTGGGCGCCTGTGTCTTTGGTACTCTTGCACGGCTTGCCGAGACTTTCCTGCCTGTTTTCGGCGTGCTGGCCTTGATGGCAGTATTCGGTCATCCCGTTTGGAATGTGAACGTGACTGTTGCGCTCATCGCCTTGGTCGGGTGCGCAGCGGGCAAGAGCTTGATGCATTACGCCGAGGAATACATGAACCACGAGATGAGTTTCCGCGTGGTCTCGCTGTTCCGCTCCAAGGCGTTCCAGGCGCTTCGCCGGCTTGCGCCCGCCAAGCTCGCGCGGCATGGCAAGGGAGACCTGACCACGTTGGTGACTTCCGATGTCGAGCTGCTTGAAACGTTCTTTGCCCATGCGATTTCCCCGGTGGTCATCGCGATCACCACTTCGGTCGTCTTTGCGCTGGCCCTGTTCACACTCAATCCATGGTTCTCGCTCTTGCTGATTGGCGCCCACCTGTTCGTGGGATTGGTGCTGCCGCGGCTGTATGCCGGCAACGTGCGTGGAATAGGGGCAAGGATCCGCAACGATTCCGCCAAACTCGGCGACCGACTCATTGACGATATGCACGGTCTCGATGAGATCATCAGATTCAATCAAGGGCGCCGTCGTTTGACCGACATCATCGCGGAAGACAAGAATCTGTGGCTTTTCGAAAGCAGACTCAGCCGCAAGAACGGCGTATTCGGCGGTCTTGGCTCAGTTTGTGTCATTGTATTTACGTTTGTGGCCGTAAGAATCATGTTCGGCATCGTCGAAGCCAACCCTGTTTCGATGGCCAAGTGCGTGGTCGCCGTCATGCTTGTTTTCAGCTCATTCGGCCCCACCCTTGCCTTGAGCGCCTTGCCTGGCAGCCTCAACCAGCCGTTGGCGGCCGCCAGACGCATGTTCGCCCTGTTCGACGAGCAGCCTGCCGTTGAGGAAACGGGAACGGACAAGCCGAAATTCGAAACCGTCGCGTTGAAAGATGTGACCTTCGGCTATCCGCTCGCGTATTCGGGTTCGACTTCCGCCTCCGCGCTGGTACTCAAAGATTTCAACTTGGCGACGCTGCATTCGGGAATACTCGGTGTCCAAGGACCTTCGGGCCACGGCAAGTCCACGATTCTGAAGCTCATGATGCGCTATTGGGATCCTCAGCAGGGCTCGGTCGATTTCTCGGGGGAACCCTTGCCGCACGTCGAGGCGCATTATCGCCGTCGGGTCGAGACGATGATGGATCAGGACACGTATCTTTTTGACGGCACGATTCGTGACAACCTGTTGGTCGCCGATCCGGGCGCCAAAGACGCCGACATGCATCAGGCGTTGCAGCGTGCCTCGATCGCCGAGGCCATCGACGCGTTGCCCGATGGGTTGGATACACAGGTCGGCGAGCTCGGTTCGCGGCTTTCGGAGGGAGAGCGCCAGCGCATCAGCCTTGCCAGGATTTTCCTCACGGGTGCTTCTTTGGTGCTTTTCGATGAGCCCACGAGCCGTGTGGACGCATTGAACGAATCGGTGATTCTTCACTCGATCAACACCTTGGCCAACGAACGTCCGGTTTCGATTGTGCTTGTATCCCATCGTGCTTCCACGATGCAGATCGCCGATCGCGTCATCACGCTGTAA
- a CDS encoding LacI family DNA-binding transcriptional regulator, whose product MASDEERNDANADHRHVTLRNVAQAAGVSLKTASNVINGTGRMTDATRERVKSVIAQTGYRVNVAARNLNRGLTGFITLAVPSLTPPYLAELANRVIDEARKRDYSVYVTTYAEGSGKGVRDVLHSFNPSVSDGIILSMSEVEDISPGDFDVDYPLVVVGSRTTWGRVDHITPDDVEAAAMATRYLLDHGSSRLAVVGAREALDERKLRNATEGNAQLRLKGIIEECRRHHKRLDPALIGITPKDWTIGAGVQTTRQIIEGKVPFDGLIALNDQLALGSLSALAAMGVRVPGQVQVIGFDNIEESAYLQTPLTTMDSRLDWTAPTAVERLIGRIHGTVTTPQLLKVKSRIVVRQTTRP is encoded by the coding sequence ATGGCATCTGACGAAGAACGCAATGACGCGAATGCCGATCACAGGCACGTCACGCTGAGAAATGTCGCCCAGGCCGCCGGGGTGTCGCTCAAAACGGCGTCGAATGTCATCAATGGGACAGGGCGCATGACCGATGCCACGCGCGAGCGAGTCAAATCCGTCATCGCGCAAACCGGCTACCGGGTCAACGTCGCCGCCCGCAATCTCAACCGCGGGCTTACCGGATTCATCACGCTCGCGGTGCCCTCCCTGACCCCGCCTTATCTTGCGGAATTGGCGAACCGCGTAATCGACGAGGCGCGCAAGCGTGATTATTCGGTCTATGTCACCACGTACGCCGAAGGTTCGGGCAAGGGGGTGCGGGACGTGTTGCACTCGTTCAACCCTTCGGTCTCCGATGGCATCATTCTGTCCATGAGCGAGGTTGAGGACATCTCGCCGGGGGATTTCGATGTTGACTATCCGCTTGTGGTCGTCGGCTCGCGCACGACATGGGGTCGCGTGGACCATATCACCCCGGATGACGTCGAGGCGGCGGCCATGGCAACGCGTTACCTTTTGGATCACGGCAGTTCACGACTTGCGGTGGTAGGCGCTCGTGAGGCTTTGGATGAGCGGAAACTGCGCAATGCCACGGAAGGCAATGCCCAGCTGCGGCTCAAAGGGATCATCGAGGAATGTCGCCGGCATCACAAGCGGCTCGATCCAGCGCTTATCGGCATCACCCCAAAGGACTGGACCATCGGTGCCGGAGTGCAGACGACCCGTCAGATCATCGAAGGCAAGGTTCCATTTGACGGGTTGATTGCCTTGAATGATCAGCTGGCGCTGGGATCGCTGTCGGCGTTGGCGGCAATGGGTGTCAGGGTCCCCGGTCAGGTGCAGGTCATCGGTTTCGACAACATCGAGGAGTCTGCATATCTTCAGACCCCGTTGACCACGATGGATTCGCGTCTGGATTGGACGGCGCCCACAGCGGTGGAACGTCTCATCGGCAGGATTCATGGAACCGTAACGACCCCACAGCTGCTCAAGGTGAAATCAAGAATCGTCGTGCGGCAGACGACACGGCCATGA
- a CDS encoding sugar ABC transporter permease, translating to MGDGAATSTVSVSKKPEVQANRHRVDWRGWKFLWPFVLVFMFVFVIPVLYAIYLSFFQSKMIGGTVFVGFQNYVRLFHDGQFWSSVWRVTLFTIVQVPIMLCLAALLALALDSMKLHGTKFFRISTFLPYAVPAVVSTLVWGFMYGAKYGLVGSLNGWLGTHLDVLQPSVLLAAIGNINTWEFTGYNMLIFYSSLSTIPHSLYEAASIDGASEWQTIRKIKMPELKGSLAITVIFSIIGSFQLFNEPSIMQNMVPGNAITTYYTPNMYAYNLSFTGGQSNYAAALAIVMAVITMVIAYAVQLKSMKEQMK from the coding sequence CTGGGCGATGGTGCCGCGACCTCGACGGTTTCGGTGTCGAAAAAGCCTGAGGTGCAGGCCAACAGACATCGTGTGGATTGGCGGGGATGGAAGTTCCTCTGGCCGTTTGTGCTGGTGTTCATGTTCGTGTTCGTGATTCCGGTGCTGTACGCGATCTATCTGTCGTTCTTCCAGTCGAAGATGATCGGCGGCACCGTATTCGTCGGTTTCCAGAACTATGTGCGTCTTTTCCATGATGGCCAATTCTGGAGTTCGGTGTGGCGCGTGACGCTTTTCACCATCGTGCAGGTGCCGATCATGCTGTGCCTGGCGGCCTTGCTGGCGCTGGCTTTGGATTCGATGAAGCTGCATGGCACCAAGTTCTTCCGCATCTCGACCTTCCTTCCCTACGCGGTGCCGGCGGTGGTCTCCACGCTGGTGTGGGGGTTCATGTACGGAGCGAAATACGGCCTTGTCGGTTCGCTCAACGGTTGGTTGGGAACGCACTTGGACGTGTTGCAGCCCAGCGTGCTTCTGGCGGCGATCGGGAACATCAACACCTGGGAATTCACCGGTTACAACATGCTGATCTTCTATTCCTCGCTTTCCACGATTCCGCATTCGCTTTATGAGGCGGCGTCGATTGACGGGGCGAGCGAGTGGCAGACCATCCGCAAGATCAAGATGCCGGAGCTCAAAGGCAGCCTGGCCATCACGGTGATCTTCAGCATCATCGGCAGCTTCCAGCTGTTCAACGAACCGAGCATCATGCAGAATATGGTGCCGGGCAACGCCATCACCACCTATTACACCCCCAACATGTACGCCTACAATCTGAGCTTTACCGGCGGTCAAAGCAATTACGCCGCGGCGCTGGCCATTGTGATGGCCGTGATCACCATGGTGATCGCCTACGCGGTGCAGCTCAAAAGCATGAAGGAGCAGATGAAATGA